A stretch of the Candidatus Alcyoniella australis genome encodes the following:
- a CDS encoding DNA gyrase modulator produces the protein MDIQQLKQFAQKVVDRARAAGADQAEAWTQNGRDFSVRVRDGAIEDITQATSKGVGLRVYAGKRLGFASSTDFSDEAVEAMVGQAVAMAREVSDDDNHGLPSAADLALRNASIDLYDEQTAALTPEWKIETALEMERIVRAFDPRISNIDEVGAGDYVGAVAFANSLGVSDGYRGTSVWLSCAPLAKSGDE, from the coding sequence ATGGATATACAGCAGCTCAAGCAGTTTGCCCAGAAAGTGGTCGATCGGGCGCGCGCGGCAGGCGCGGATCAGGCCGAGGCCTGGACCCAAAACGGCCGCGACTTCTCGGTGCGCGTGCGCGACGGTGCGATCGAGGACATCACCCAGGCCACGAGCAAGGGTGTGGGTCTGCGAGTCTACGCGGGTAAGCGTCTGGGTTTCGCCAGCTCGACCGATTTTAGCGACGAGGCCGTGGAGGCGATGGTCGGCCAAGCCGTGGCCATGGCGCGCGAGGTCAGCGACGACGACAATCACGGGCTGCCCTCGGCCGCGGACCTTGCGTTGCGCAACGCGTCGATCGATCTGTACGACGAGCAGACAGCCGCCCTGACCCCCGAGTGGAAGATCGAGACCGCGCTGGAGATGGAGCGCATCGTACGCGCCTTTGACCCGCGGATCAGCAACATCGACGAGGTCGGTGCGGGCGACTACGTCGGGGCCGTGGCGTTCGCCAACAGCTTGGGAGTCAGCGACGGATACCGCGGCACCAGCGTCTGGCTTTCCTGCGCGCCGCTGGCCAAATCCGGCGACGAGC